From the genome of Vulpes lagopus strain Blue_001 chromosome 2, ASM1834538v1, whole genome shotgun sequence, one region includes:
- the LOC121484795 gene encoding LOW QUALITY PROTEIN: aurora kinase A-like (The sequence of the model RefSeq protein was modified relative to this genomic sequence to represent the inferred CDS: inserted 2 bases in 1 codon), which yields MKKYHQEWEKLERSGGLGGLGRRLEPAGIMDKSKEHCIAGPVKTAIALGDGPKRVLVTQQVPSQNPLSANSGQAQRVLCPSNSSQRVPPQTQKLVSSHKSAQNLKQKQLQATGVPRPASRSLNNTQKSGQPSSSAPGNNSEKELATKQKNEESKKRQWALEDFEIGCPLGKGKFGNVYLAREKQSKFILAIKVLFKAQLEKAGVEHQLRREVEIQSHLRHPNILRLYGYFHDATRVYLILEYAPLGAVYRELQKLSKFDEQRTAIYITELADALSYCHSKXVIHRDIKPENLLLGSAGELKIADFGWSVHAPSSRRTTLCGTLGYLPPEMIEGRMHDEKVDLWSLGVLCYEFLVGKPPFEASTYQETYKRISRVEFTFPDFVPEGARDLISRLLKHNPSQRPTLKDVLEHPWIMANSSKPSSSQKSKDSTSKQS from the exons atgaaaaagtaCCATCAAGAATGGGAAAAGCTGGAGCGCTCTGGAGGACTCGGTGGCTTGGGTCGGAGGCTGGAGCCGGCGGGCATTATGGACAAATCTAAAGAACACTGCATTGCAGGGCCTGTTAAGACTGCAATTGCACTTGGTGATGGTCCAAAACGTGTTCTGGTGACTCAGCAAGTTCCTTCACAGAATCcattatctgcaaatagtggccAGGCCCAGCGGGTCTTGTGTCCTTCAAATTCTTCCCAGCGAGTTCCTCCACAAACCCAAAAGCTCGTCTCCAGCCATAAATCGGCTCAGAATCTGAAGCAGAAGCAATTGCAGGCAACTGGTGTCCCTCGTCCTGCCTCTAGGTCACTGAATAATACCCAAAAGAGTGGGCAACCCTCGTCATCAGCCCCTGGAAATAATTCTGAAAAGGAACtggcaacaaaacagaaaaatgaagaatcaaaAAAAAGGCAATGGGCTTTGGAAGATTTTGAAATTGGTTGCCCACTGGGTAAAGGAAAGTTTGGTAATGTTTACTTGGcaagggaaaaacaaagcaagtTTATCCTGGctattaaagtattatttaaagctcAACTGGAGAAAGCAGGAGTTGAACATCAGCTGAGAAGAGAAGTAGAAATACAGTCCCACCTTAGGCATCCAAATATTCTTAGGCTGTATGGTTATTTCCATGATGCCACCAGAGTTTACCTAATTCTAGAATATGCACCTCTTGGAGCTGTCTACAGAGAACTTCAGAAACTGTCAAAGTTTGATGAGCAGAGAACTGCTATTTATATCACAGAGTTGGCAGATGCCCTGTCTTACTGTCACTCAAA AGTCATTCACAGAGACATTAAGCCAGAGAACCTACTCCTTGGATCAGCTGGAGAGCTTAAGATTGCAGATTTTGGGTGGTCAGTACATGCTCCATCCTCCAGGAGAACCACCCTGTGTGGCACCCTGGGTTACTTGCCCCCAGAGATGATTGAAGGCCGAATGCATGATGAGAAGGTGGATCTCTGGAGCCTTGGGGTTCTTTGCTATGAATTTCTAGTTGGGAAGCCTCCTTTTGAGGCAAGCACATACCAAGAGACCTACAAAAGAATATCACGGGTTGAATTCACATTCCCTGACTTCGTGCCGGAGGGAGCCAGGGATCTCATTTCAAGACTGTTGAAACATAATCCCAGCCAAAGGCCAACTCTCAAGGATGTACTTGAACACCCGTGGATCATGGCTAACTCATCAAAACCATCAAGTAGCCAAAAAAGCAAAGACTCAACTAGCAAACAGTCTTAA